One genomic segment of Chitinophaga sancti includes these proteins:
- a CDS encoding Smr/MutS family protein, with protein MKYEIGDKILLLHSKEEGTVVDIINNDMVMVEIGKVTFPVYLDQIDFPYFHRFTTTPKNGNPPARKSGFDIKPEKKQDTFKMDKGVFLSVLPVFRVEGYEENVEQLKFHLANETNTAWKFHFQVYLKNQLELEMKNEIQPFTNFYLSDLPFEALNDSPRIEFTFYPKEPDPKLAPSFQKTWKMKTKQIFQQLSDLQARRNATLSYLLFDKFPPKPEKSASHFDTPAIGKFAASNTTTPTNTLPEVPLTPKYELDLHIETLTDDWKGMKNIEILAIQLNEFVRYLELAISHHQHNMFVIHGVGKGRLRDEIHKILKDTPEVDKFSNEYHPRYGFGATEIFFK; from the coding sequence ATGAAGTACGAAATTGGAGATAAGATATTATTGCTTCATTCAAAAGAAGAAGGTACTGTTGTTGACATTATCAATAACGATATGGTGATGGTAGAGATTGGCAAAGTAACCTTCCCCGTGTACCTGGATCAAATCGATTTCCCTTATTTTCACCGGTTTACAACCACGCCCAAAAATGGCAACCCACCTGCCAGAAAATCCGGTTTTGACATTAAGCCTGAAAAGAAACAGGATACTTTTAAAATGGACAAAGGGGTATTCCTCTCTGTACTGCCGGTATTCCGTGTAGAGGGATATGAGGAAAATGTAGAACAACTCAAGTTTCACCTGGCGAACGAGACCAATACAGCCTGGAAGTTCCATTTCCAGGTATACCTCAAAAATCAGCTGGAACTGGAGATGAAAAACGAAATCCAGCCATTTACAAATTTCTATCTCAGCGACCTTCCTTTCGAAGCGCTGAACGATAGTCCAAGAATAGAATTCACCTTCTATCCCAAAGAACCGGATCCAAAACTGGCGCCGAGTTTCCAGAAGACCTGGAAGATGAAGACAAAGCAGATCTTCCAGCAACTGAGTGATTTACAGGCCAGGAGAAACGCTACATTAAGTTATTTGCTGTTCGATAAGTTTCCGCCAAAACCGGAAAAGTCGGCCAGTCATTTCGATACGCCTGCTATCGGTAAATTCGCGGCGTCTAATACGACCACCCCGACCAATACCCTTCCTGAAGTACCCCTTACCCCCAAGTACGAACTGGACCTGCACATCGAAACGCTGACAGACGACTGGAAAGGGATGAAGAACATTGAAATTCTTGCAATACAGCTCAATGAATTCGTGCGCTACCTGGAACTGGCCATTTCCCACCATCAACATAATATGTTCGTGATCCATGGGGTAGGGAAGGGCAGACTCAGGGATGAAATCCATAAGATATTAAAGGATACGCCTGAAGTAGATAAATTCTCAAATGAATATCACCCCAGGTACGGATTTGGTGCAACTGAGATATTTTTTAAGTAA
- a CDS encoding DoxX family protein, translating into MNLLQRIDHWGESHHPKWVDGIRVLLGIFLFWKGVVFIQNIDVLKAVINQSPFITVLSFWLAHYIVFAHLLGGVLIAFGLLTRVAVVAQIPILLGALIFVHTPTGLFNVHSESGLSILVLLLLLVFLIEGSGPISYDGYMRRHPA; encoded by the coding sequence ATGAACCTGCTACAGCGAATTGACCATTGGGGCGAATCGCATCATCCAAAATGGGTTGATGGCATTCGCGTCCTTCTTGGAATATTTTTGTTCTGGAAAGGAGTTGTATTCATTCAAAATATTGATGTTCTCAAAGCCGTGATAAACCAGAGCCCGTTTATTACCGTATTATCATTCTGGCTTGCTCATTACATTGTCTTTGCTCATCTCCTGGGCGGGGTCCTTATTGCATTTGGTCTCCTCACCCGAGTTGCTGTCGTCGCACAGATCCCCATTCTTCTCGGCGCCCTCATCTTTGTACATACCCCTACAGGGTTATTCAATGTACATAGTGAATCCGGCCTTTCCATCCTTGTACTACTATTACTGTTAGTTTTTCTTATAGAAGGTAGTGGCCCCATTTCTTATGATGGTTATATGCGCCGGCATCCTGCATGA